DNA from Algisphaera agarilytica:
CAGCTCGCGCAACGGCTCGTCGATGTTTTGCAGCGCTTCGTCGAGCTTGGACTGCACGCGGTGCCGGCTGGCGGGCGACGGGTCGGGCGGGTCCAGCAGGCCGGGGTGCTTCTGCAGGAGTTCGCGGTGACGCACCGCCTTGCGGATGTGATCGACGCAGACCGAGCGGGCGGTGGTTTTCAGCCAGGCCCCGAGGTGGCTGCGGATCTTCGGGGCGTGGCGGAGCAGGCGCAGGAAGGTTTCCTGCGCGGCGTCCTCGGCTTCGTGCGGGTCGGCGTGGTACCGCCGACAGACCGACATCACCGTGGGCCAATACGCCTCGATGATGCGATCGATCGCTTGCGGGTCTTTCTCCTGCAGGTAGCGGATCAGACGTTCGTCCAGCGGCGGGGTGGAATGGGGGGTATTGGCCATGGGTCCGAAACCTGCGCACACAGTGTGACAACTTCAAGACGTTCGGCCCAGTGTTTTTTCCGTTTGGATGTGCAGATCAGCCCGCGCTCGGGGGCGGCGCGTGCCACTCGCCCACCATGACGGTCACGGCCCGGCCGGTGAGTCCGACCCGATCGCCCCGGACGCGGACCCCCAGCACCCCGCCGCGCGGCGAGGCCTGATGAGCCAGCAGTTCGTCCTTGCCGAGACGCTGCGCCCAATACGGCCCGAGCAGGCAGTGGGCCGAGCCGGTGACGGGGTCTTCGTCGATGCCCGAGGCCGGGGCGAAGAAGCGGGAGGTGAAGTCGGCGGGTCGGCTGTCGGGCGTGGTGCCGCTGGGCGCGGTCACCAATACGCCGCGCACCGCGATCCGACCCAGCGCCACGAAATCCGGGCTCACCACCTTGACCGCTTCGGCGTTGTCGAGACGGACCAACACATCGAACCGGCCACGCGCGGTCGCGGTATCGTCGATGTGGTCCGCATCTAACCTCAGCGCTTCGAGCAAGCCCACGGGCGGCTCGGTGTCCGAAGGCGGGTCGGCGGGGAAATCCATGCGGATCGCGCCGTCGACGGTGCGCTCGCAGGTCAGCGACTTGCCCTCGTGGGTCTGGAAGATGATCGGCTCGTCGACCAAGGCGTGGCCCTGGTCCCACAGCGCATGGGCGCTGCCGAGGGTGGCGTGGCCGCATAACGCGACCTCAACCGCGGGCGTGAAGTATCGGATGCGCCAAGCACCGTCGCCGACCGGACGCAACAGGAACGCGGTCTCGGAGTGTTTCATCTCCGCCGCCACATTCTGCATCCACGCTTCGCCCGGCCAGCCGGCCCCGTCCAGCACACAAACCCCCGCCGGGTTGCCCGCGAAGGGTTGATCGGTAAACGCATCGACGACGTACATCGGTAGGGGCATCACTTCATCTCGTCGGGTGGCCAAGGGTCACCGTGTCGGGTCCGGGAGGCCGTGGTGTTGGCAATAGGTTGAAAGCAAACGTGCGGGGTCGCAACGGAAATTGGTTTCGAGCGCTTCTTTCCAGGTAACCCCGTCTTTGATGTCGTGGATCAGGTTTTTATACGCCTTCTTGTCCCCCTCGATCATCAGATCGGTGAGGCCGTACGAAAGCCCGTAGGCCCACGATCCGCCGGACCAGTTGTCGAAAATCCCGGTGAGCTGGCCGAGGTCGCCCTTGTGGATCTCGACGTGTGCTTTGCGTCGGCGGCTCTCCACCACGGTGGACTGGGGAACCAGGCGGTGGGCGATGTACTCGGCCAAGCCTTCGTTGAGCCAGGTGGGGACGCGGGCCGAGCTGCGGTAGCGGTGGAGGAAGCCGTGCACGTTTTCGTGGACCAGCATCTTGCGGTAGAACCACTCATCGTCAGATCGGCGGGCCACGATCTGGACCGCGCCCTGGGCGCGGTAGTGGCAGACCCCCGCCGCCGAGGAGGCGTCGTAGTTGTAAGCCCGTTGCTCGTAGGCCCTGAAGTCTTCACGGCGATGGATGATGACCACCGTGCACTTCCCGGCGTAGACCTGGTCGTCCGACTCGAGGTTGAACATCCCCAGCAACTCGCCGTACATCTTCTCCAACAACTGCAACGACGACTTGGCGTCGCTTTTCCCCAGGTTGCGGTCGGCCAGAACCACGAAGTGCTCGGATTCCATCACACGGTAGTCCAGCCCCAAGGCGTCGAGGTGCTCTCGGGTCCAGCGCACTTCCGACTCGGTTAGGCGTTGGTGCTCTTCTTCGGTGAGCTGTGGCCATTCGTTGTCGCCGTGGTCGGTCTCGACATGATGCGGCTCGTGAGGTTCGGCCGTCTCCGGTTCGGCTTGTTCTTTTTCCGTCGCGGGCTGGGCCGGTTCGGCCCGCAGCTCGGCGACCCGTTCGGCCAGAGAGGGGTCGAGTTCGACCGCGCGGTCGAACGCGTACATGGCCCCCCGAGAACGGTTCCTTCTGTACGGCGGCTCAAGGTTTTGCAGGATGAGGCCCGCGCCGAGCCAATCTTCGCCGTCACCGTCACGCAGCACGAGGCGGAAGATCTCGTAGGACGCTTTCGGCCCCAGGTCGCTCCACGCCACGGGCTTGAACTTGCGCCCGCCCATCTGCACAAACTCCAGGTCATAGCCCTCGATGGCCCGCCGTTGAGTCACGCCGTCGGCATCGCGGTAGATGATCCGCTTGGGCGGATCGAAGACGACCGAGACCTCCTCGCCGATTGCCGGGAAGGCGATCAGCGCGATCACCAACCCAATCAGGCGGCCGGAATAGGGATTGATTTTGACCATGGAATCTACAGTTTAACCGCCCCCTCACATAGGCTTACGGCGGTTGGAATCTCCCGCGATATCGGCACCGAAAATGTGCGATTTCCGCTTATTTTATAGGCATTTAACAGACCCCGCATCGGGCCTTGGTTCGCTATACTGTCGCTGACCGTGACGAGGTGGAAAGTCTCGGGGCCAACCGGCCCGTTCGTCGCGGAAACGCCTAGATTGCCTACCCAGGCAGGAGTCATGACGCATGTCCATCGCGCAGATGCCCAACATCACCCTCTCCCACTCGGCCATGTCGGTGCTCGAAGAGGCCAAGTCGGTCACCTTCTTCAGCAGCGTCGAAGAAATCGTGGAAGCCGCCGTGCCCGAGGATCAGGTCGACCCGGCGGGCTACTTCACCGTCGGCTACGACGTCGACGGCGAGTTTGTCCCCGAAGTGAAGGTCTGCCGCGTCAAGAACGGCATCGCCGGCAACTACCTCGAGCCATACATGCGTCGCCGCGACGCGCAGTGCATGTGCATCGCCGACGACCGCGCCACCGACAAGCCCACCTTCAAGGGCCGCTTCGGCAAAGACTTTGAAGAGACCCGCCAAGACACCTTCGCCTGGCTCAAGACCCAGGACCTCGCCTGCTTCTTCTTCAACGCCGGCCGCACCGGCAAGGGCCTGCCCGCCCTTGTGATCGCCCCCGCCAATGCCGGCTTCTTCGCCATGGGCCTGGCCATGCTCCAGGGCATCATCCCCATCGAAGAGATCGAGAAGCAGGGCGACCAGTACAACCACACCGCGATCATCTACATCGCCCCGCCCTTCCGCCACACCCACTTCGACGGCAAGCAGGTCGTCGTCCACAACCGCCGCGACGGTCTGCACGAGCTGTACTCCTACAACCTCTACCCCGGGCCTTCGGCCAAGAAGGGTGTCTACGGCATGCTCCTGACGCTCGGCGAAAAGGCCGACTGGACCACCGCCCACTGCTCGACCGTCCAGGTCGTCACCCCCTACGACAACACCATCACCATCATGCACGAGGGTGCATCCGGCGGCGGCAAGTCCGAGATGCTCGAACAGATGCACCGCGAGGCCGACGGCCGACTGCGTCTGGGCACCAACACCGTCAACGGCGAAAACCGCTACGTCGCCCTGCCCCGCGGCTGCGAGCTCAACCCCGTCACCGACGACATGGCTCTCTGCCACCCCGACCTGCAGAGCGCCACCTCCGGCAACGAGAAGAAGCTCACCCTTACCGACGCCGAGGCCGCCTGGTTCCTCCGCGTGAACCACATCACGCACTACGGCACCGACCCGCACCTCGAAAAGATCACCATCCACCCCAAGGACCCGCTGCTGTTCCTGAACATCAACGCCACCCCCGGCAGCACCGCGATGATCTGGGACCACATCGAAGACGAGCCCGGCGTGCCCTGCCCCAACCCCCGCGTGGTCTTCCCCCGCGACAACTACCCCGGCATCGTCAGCGAACCCGTCACCGTGGACATCCGCAGCTTCGGCGTGCGTTGCCCCCCTTGCACCAGCGATCATCCGACCTACGGCATCATGGGCATCTTCCACTTGCTGCCCCCGTCGCTGGCGTGGCTGTGGCGCCTGGTCGCCCCCCGCGGCCACGGCAACCCGTCCATCGTCGACGAAGGCGGTATGACCTCCGAAGGCGTCGGCAGCTACTGGCCGTTCGCCACCGGCCGAAAGGTCGACCAGGCCAACATCCTGCTCCACCAGGTGCTGAACACGTCCGACACCATGTTCATCCTCTGCCCCAACCAGCACATCGGCTGCTGGGAGACCGGCTTCGCGCCGCAGTGGATCGCCCGTGAGTACCTCTCGCGTCGCGGAGCCAACCCATTCGCCCCCGAGAAGGTCCTCGACGCCCGCTGCCCCCTGCTCGGCAAGACGCCCCGTACCATCCAGGTCGAAGGCCAAACCATCGGCCACTGGTTCCTCCAGGTCGAAACCCAGCCCGAGGTCGGCGAAGAGGGCTACGACAAGGGCGCGGAGATCCTCACCGAGTTCTTCCACGAACAGATCAAGCAGTTCCTCAGCGACGACCTCGACGCCAAGGGCCGCGAGATCATCGAGGCCTGCCTCGACGGCGCCACCGTCGCCGACTACGAGAAGCTCTCGATCGTCTGAGCCGATTCACACCCCAACACCTCCAAGGCCCACGGACTTGTTCCGTGGGTTTTTTCTTGCGCGTGTTTCTCTCCGCCCCCTCTCACCCCAACCACGCCGACGCTGAGCCGCGAACGCGGCGAAGCGTCTGGTACCCAACTCACAAACAACTCCCCTACCCCTGCGACTGCACCGGATCCCCCGCACTCACCATCGCCGGCCCCAGGTGAATCCCAAGCGGCGGGTGATCCCCGGGCTCCGCCAACCCCAGCAGGTCCGCACACAACCACGCGATACTCAGCCACATCTCCGTGCCCATCAGGCTCGAGATCGCATCGTCCCGCGTCTCAAACGCAAAGCCCTCGCCCGCGCGCCAACGCGCGACCGTGTCTTCTAACCAATACGCCGCCACCGCCTTCGCCTCGCTCCGCCGGTAGTCCACCTGTCGCAGCGCCAGCCACAGCGGGTGGATGATGTCCAGCACGTAACACGCCGTCGACTTGCCGGGCGCGAAGAAGCGCTCGTCGTGCGTGTGCGCCAGCACCGTGTCGATCGCGCGCTCGGGGTGCGGCAGCGGCACGCCCCACTGCGCATACGTCCCACGCGTCAAGCGGTAGAACCCGTTCACCGGCATCAGCCAGCCGTCCTGCTCCCGGCGGTTGCCCCACATCCCCGAGGCCGCGTCCGCCCGGAGGTTCAGCCAGCCGAACAGGTCGTAGAGGTCGCGCCCTTTGCCGTGGTCGATCTGGTCGAGCGCGATCAGGCTGGCGAAGTGGTCCACCCACGCCCCGGCCGACCACGCGTTGAGCTCGCGGTACACATCTTCCAGCGTCTCAACCAACGTCGCGGTGTCCATCCGCTGGGCCACCTGCACCCGGTGCGGCAGATGACTGCCCAGGCAACGCAGCGCGTAACCCGCCGCCATCGTGAGATACGCCGAGTGCCCACAGCGCAGCCGCTGCAACATCGCGGGAGACTCACCCAACTGGCCCTCGTTGTACGGGCTATGAATCAGCCCCGTCTCGGCGTCCTGCGCTGCCCGCAGTTTTTCGATGAGCTGCTCATTCGTAAAGCCCGGCACGTCCTGCCCGAAACGCGCCGCCAACTCCACCGCGTCGCACCACGGCCGGAACTGCGGCTCCGCTCCGGGATGGTTGCGCGGCTCGCCGTCCACCATGCAGCGCGACAGCACCGCGGGCAACTCGCTGCGCACCCGCTCCAGCAAACCCTGCCACAACTCGGCCAACGGCGAACCCGCGTGTTCCGCTCCGGGCTGACGCGAACGGATCAGCCTCGCCGGGTTGCCGCCCACGATCGCCCACTCGGGCACGTCCTTGGTCACCACCGCGCCCGCCGCGACGATAGCGTGGCTGCCGATGTTCACCCCATCGAGCACGACCGCGTTCGCGCCGATCCACACGTCGTCGCCGATCGTGATCCCCTTGGTGGTGATCCCCTGCTGATGGATGGGTTTGCTGAGGTCGTCGATGCCGTGGTTGAACGCCACGATCTGTGCGTAGCTGGCGATCCGCACCCCGTCGCCGATGGTCACCTCGCCCCGCACCGTCGCCCCGGCGTTGATCGTGCAATTCGACCCCATCTCCACTTTCGGCCCGACCTGCGTCTCGCTGCCGACGTACGTCTGGTCCCCGAACCGAAGCCGTTCGATCGCCAGCGACGCGTCCGGCGAGATGTACACCCCCTCGCCAAACGCACAGTCGCCCCGCGACCGCAGCTCGTCCTGCCACGCCGCCTGCGCCGCCCGATCCTCCGCCGTGGCATGTTTCAGATACAGCCAAGGCTGCCTGCCAAATCGATCGTTCGGAAACCGGCTGAAGTCTTGCATGGATACATCTCGGGAAAGGCCCCAACATGGTAATGCATGCACTTAGCGCATCCGGGCCCCTACTCCACCCCCACTCCGCGCCTCATACCCCCACACCACAAGACATCCGCCCACCCCCGCTCTATCATCCACCCATGGCCGCCCCCCCTTCTCCCGCACCCCGCACCGCGATCGTCGTCGGCTTCGGCCCGGTCGGTCGGCTCGTCGCCGAAGGGCTCGCAGACGCCGGCTTCGAAGTCACCATCCTCGAGACCAACCCCAAAACCGTCGAACAGCAACGCAGCCTCGGCCGGCGCGTACTCCTCGGCGACGCCCGCCTCGCCGACGACCTGATCGCCGCGGGCATCGAGACCGCCGACACCATGGTGCTCACCATGCCCAACGAGGAAGACGCGCTCACCGCCTGCCGCGTCGCCCACGGCATCCGCCCCGAGGTCTTTATCAGCGCCCGCACCAACTTCGTCAGCAAGGGCATGCTCGCCATGCAGAACGGCGCCGACCACGTCGTCGTCGAAGAACTCGTCACCGCCGAGGCGATGCGCAAAGCCATCGTCGATCACTGGATGCCGGATTGATTGACCGATCGGCCCCCCGCGTTCACGCGGCCTGGGCGGGATTGGACGCCGGGAGCATGTGGTTCACCGCGTCGACAAAGTGCTCGATCAGAAACGGCGTGGTCAGGTTGGCGAAGAAACGCTTCTGCATCAGCCGCGGGTCGGGCAGCGTGTCGGCGGTCTTGGCGATCACGACCATGGGCAGGTCCGCGACTTCCATCTTCTGCTCGGTCTGCTCGATGAGCTGGCTGATCGCTTCGACCTCTCGGCGGTTCTGGATCGACACGACCATGAAGTTCGGCTTCACCTCGTCGCTCACCGGCGGCGGGAACAGACGATCGAGGAAGACCCGGATCGGATCGGTCTCGGCTTTGGTCCCCACGAACACCGGCCGCGGGTTGCCGTGGTTGATCGACTTGGCGATCTCCGAGCGATAGTCGGTCCAGCCGCCGGGGCTGTGAGCGAGCATCGCCAGCTTGAGGTCCGTCGCCTG
Protein-coding regions in this window:
- a CDS encoding PhzF family phenazine biosynthesis protein — encoded protein: MPLPMYVVDAFTDQPFAGNPAGVCVLDGAGWPGEAWMQNVAAEMKHSETAFLLRPVGDGAWRIRYFTPAVEVALCGHATLGSAHALWDQGHALVDEPIIFQTHEGKSLTCERTVDGAIRMDFPADPPSDTEPPVGLLEALRLDADHIDDTATARGRFDVLVRLDNAEAVKVVSPDFVALGRIAVRGVLVTAPSGTTPDSRPADFTSRFFAPASGIDEDPVTGSAHCLLGPYWAQRLGKDELLAHQASPRGGVLGVRVRGDRVGLTGRAVTVMVGEWHAPPPSAG
- a CDS encoding DUF4914 family protein — protein: MSIAQMPNITLSHSAMSVLEEAKSVTFFSSVEEIVEAAVPEDQVDPAGYFTVGYDVDGEFVPEVKVCRVKNGIAGNYLEPYMRRRDAQCMCIADDRATDKPTFKGRFGKDFEETRQDTFAWLKTQDLACFFFNAGRTGKGLPALVIAPANAGFFAMGLAMLQGIIPIEEIEKQGDQYNHTAIIYIAPPFRHTHFDGKQVVVHNRRDGLHELYSYNLYPGPSAKKGVYGMLLTLGEKADWTTAHCSTVQVVTPYDNTITIMHEGASGGGKSEMLEQMHREADGRLRLGTNTVNGENRYVALPRGCELNPVTDDMALCHPDLQSATSGNEKKLTLTDAEAAWFLRVNHITHYGTDPHLEKITIHPKDPLLFLNINATPGSTAMIWDHIEDEPGVPCPNPRVVFPRDNYPGIVSEPVTVDIRSFGVRCPPCTSDHPTYGIMGIFHLLPPSLAWLWRLVAPRGHGNPSIVDEGGMTSEGVGSYWPFATGRKVDQANILLHQVLNTSDTMFILCPNQHIGCWETGFAPQWIAREYLSRRGANPFAPEKVLDARCPLLGKTPRTIQVEGQTIGHWFLQVETQPEVGEEGYDKGAEILTEFFHEQIKQFLSDDLDAKGREIIEACLDGATVADYEKLSIV
- a CDS encoding NAD-binding protein, which encodes MAAPPSPAPRTAIVVGFGPVGRLVAEGLADAGFEVTILETNPKTVEQQRSLGRRVLLGDARLADDLIAAGIETADTMVLTMPNEEDALTACRVAHGIRPEVFISARTNFVSKGMLAMQNGADHVVVEELVTAEAMRKAIVDHWMPD